A single genomic interval of Lathyrus oleraceus cultivar Zhongwan6 chromosome 7, CAAS_Psat_ZW6_1.0, whole genome shotgun sequence harbors:
- the LOC127103551 gene encoding uncharacterized protein LOC127103551, which translates to MSQHQNTSTSKTTKSTQKVSAPSMDIPDDEILDVVPLSVIPYEALDLNHPMDALAFACLNQGNISSIPSGSTPATNSKEDIHHTNRVIRNLVTRILNEGHSVKGVSTPLSKMYPYPEVEQHSQKDDDSSSSEKDMAAEGLCSLGKTVSDKGKSVASKTANTSHSEKHDDANDVIDLEDDRYDDQEDRLLHHLKPSVAKRMKTRKAKKTAGIGPSKSWSMVEMKKRKVREDSESDEDVKEDVPDISPVKKTTVRKSPVKVVAVFVRGKCITFSPTVINNFLGRKIEGAGELEATDNEVCREITARQVKGWPIKKHLPVEKLTVKYAILHKIGAANWVPTNHISTIANTLGSHVEDIVMTSAMKNPTSKVGTIAELKETCKELGEGIRVATTRKQSLEALISSLEQAEGDHIEHAKEAESHTSSMRSANNAETSGNSVSGADEAASSSSID; encoded by the exons atgtcacaacatcaaaaTACTTCTACTTCAAAAACTACTAAGTCTACTCAAAAGGTTAGCGCTCCTTCCATGGACATTCCCGATGATGAGATTCTAGATGTGGTTCCTCTATCAGTTATTCCCTACGAGGCCCTTGATTTGAACCATCCCATGGATGCCTTAGCTTTTGCATGCCTCAATCAAGGTAACATCTCTAGTATCCCTTCTGGCTCAACTCCTGCCACTAATTCTAAGGAAGATATACACCACACTAATCGTGTtataagaaacctagtcactagaatccttaatgaaggacattctgtGAAGGGAGTCTCTACTCCCCTGTCTAAAATGTACCCTTATCCTGAGGTTGAACAACATAGTCAGAAGGATGACGATTCCTCCAGTTCTGAGAAGGACATGGCTGCTGAAGGGTTGTGCTCTCTAGGGAAAACTGTGTCTGATAAAGGAAAATCCGTGGCATCTAAAACTGCCAATACTTCCCACTCTGAGAAGCATGATGATGCAAACGATGTGATTGACCTAGAAGATGATAGGTATGATGATCAAGAGGATAGATTACTTCATCATTTAAAGCCAAGTGTGGCTAAACGCATGAAGACTCGAAAagctaagaagactgctggtaTTGGGCCCTCTAAATCTTGGAGCATGGTTGaaatgaagaagaggaaggttagAGAAGATTCTGAGTCTGATGAGGATGTTaaggaagatgtccctgacatctctcctgtGAAGAAAACCACTGTGAGGAAGTCTCCTGTTAAAGTTGTTGCT gtgtttgtgaGGGGTAAGTGTATCACATTTTCTCCCACTGTTATTAACAATTTTCTGGGAAGAAAAATTGAGGGTGCAGGTGAATTGGaagctacagacaatgaggtATGTAGAGAGATTACAGCTAGGCAGGTGAAAGGTTGGCCTATTAAGAAGCATCTTCCTGTTGAGAAGTTAACTGTCAAGTATGCtatattgcataaaataggagctgcgaattgggtgcctaccaaccatATTTCCACCATTGCTAATACCCTTGGAAG tcatgtcgaagatattgtcatgacatctgccatgAAAAATCCAACCTCAAAAGTTGGAACAATTGCTGAGCTTAAGGAGACTTGTAAAGAGCTGGgtgaagggataagggtagcaacaacTAGGAAACAATCGTTAGAAGCCTTGATTtcaagcttggagcaagctgaagGTGATCATATTGAACATGCTAAGGAAGCTGAATCCCACACCTCTAGTATGAGGTCTGCAAACAATGCTGAGACAAGTGGCAATTCTGTTTCTGGTGCTGATGaagctgcaagctcaagctcTATTGATTAA